From Bicyclus anynana chromosome 11, ilBicAnyn1.1, whole genome shotgun sequence:
aaaacgtttagcAACCGTGTTCTCTTGTACCCGTCACGAAATACCAAAACAAAACGACAAATGAGTCATGTTGATCTAAACATCGACAACATTTTCAAATAAACACACAAGATTACACAAAACTtcacagaaaatatattttttcacatacacgtataaatatataactttgCCACAATAATTACCTTTTTCGCGGGAACTTTTGCTATGGTTTTATAGTCTGTAATGTGCGGGAAACGCGGCGTTCTAGATGCGACAGAGCGAACCAACTGACCGGCTCGACTCGCAAACGgcaaaagaaaatgaaacagGCTTTGGTTGTGCCATAGAGATTTGTAGTTATAATAGATAGATCAACCTGTAGGAAATAATTTTTGCATGAATgccattttataataaaagttgatataaaataagtaaactatTTCGTATGAAAACTATACTGTCGTTTTTCAtcgcgacttcgtgcgcgtaaattcagtttttcactaatggACCATTCAAACCATGGATTGAAAATGGATACTGATAATGGAAATTGGACTTATacatatgttgctcaataactaaCATCGAGTGAActtcccattaaaatcggttcagctgtttcaaaaattaatccagacaaaaaaaaagattggatcgtgccgcgatgcaagaaccagctcatgactaagggccccgtatgggttcgaaactagtcgggcatactctgacctaatatcacgtgagttttagccgtgtttcataatcaaataatatgaataacactcacgatagtttaaattctaaaaaaatccaGACAAACATACAGGCAGACAAGTTGTCGTCGTAAGTAGTAGAAAACAGTCATTTTTAACGCCTATAAActtgactttaatttatttgtattgaattgcgtaaaaaaacaataccaCACAACATGGGTATATATTCAACATACCCATGGTCCTAGATGAATAATCGTTTGACTTTGACTTCTTAATGttctaaaatcatcatcatcatcaggcatCTTAAAAGTTAAATCTCAATGATACTTTATTGAAACTGATAAATAAACTGATATCTTAGAGAAGTTACAAAAGTTGAAAATAGCCAAGTggcttcttttttgtttgacgTCTATCTATGATAAAAATGTGTCGCGTTAATATCCTAGTTCATACACAATCGCCTATAATACACGTGTGTGCTACAAAAGTTCACAAAAAGTGAATTGACATCGGCTGTGGCGATCGAGGCTTGTAATGAATGAAATACGGTATACGCAATTACGGTACGagatacaaaaatgaaaaatgcaatAGGGAAGTAATTGAAGAAATTCAACATGGAATCGTACCGTCGACCTCTTTGTAGCGAATGTGGGTCAATACGGatgatgtcatcggtccacctagtgaggaaTCGACGAACAAGGTTCGGGttaggggtcgccattccagcaccttggacaACGTCATTGGACAAAGTCTCTGATACCTacgtcatcactggcaacagaGGTGCTATTAGAACAATGAACATTTTAACTCGAACAATACAATTGCTTTTCTTACTGCCGTGAAATTTTCAGAATTTCTCAGACCGGAGTTAGGAAGTAGGTTGTGTTACAATTCCGTGTCTCGGAGAGTATACATTGGCTTGTCGGTCTCGGTCAttgtaatgatcgttacaaaatCGATCATTAcaaatcagtggcgtgcataaatttttaactagggtttgcactttaaataaaaattgaaaaattcctagtccaactatgtattctgtggtttaaCATAGGTTTGAATTGAGTCCATAGGGTAGACAGAgcatttttacatctatgaagtgcacgcctctGTTACGAGTGTAATGCCCGCCAATTCGCATTGAAGATGTGCGTTGGTTAAAGCTCTAAAGCTCTTAAAGCTACGGTTAATAACTAAGATTAATcttaaatgtgcattttaataaaataaaatatcacgtgtctcaaacggtgaaggaaaacatcgtgaggaaacctgcacaccagagcattaagaaaattctctgcgtgtgtgaagtttgctaatccgtattgggtcagcgtggtggaccattggcctagcccctctcattctgagaggagactcgagctcagcagtgagccgaatatggtttgaaaACGACGACGAATATGGTTTGAAAACGAATCTATGGTTACTAATATAAAGAATGTAAAatgttagtttaaaaaaattcaaattcaaattcataattcatttatttcaattagtcttagtttacaagcatttttgaaaagtcaagttatgttaTGATTTAATGGTAGTagttaaagtcaaaaacttaaaattaaagttacgaaggttccaaacacgcctcggtccgagaagagcccatatCAAACTCAGACAAtgttttttttcgaaataacataacttaaaacttatcTAGTTAGTTACCTCGTTTATATTTCGCTGCTATAACTTATAACGttaaagtattaatattaagtaactCAATTAATTCCGCAGACAAAAAACCATAGGAAAAACCTCATTTTCCTCGACCGTCTGAGACTCGATAAAACTTCCTGTTACAAGACCCAGTATGAAATTACATTATGTGCAGTTATTGCGTTAGTTTTTATCGTCCGATATAGCTATTACCTGTGGGATGACATCATGTTCCCAGCCACATAGCGGTATGCGGTAATCTATAAACATACAGTAATACTCGTCACCGCTGTAACTATACGAACCACTTAGTAATTAGCAGTGGCGTAACTACCTCCGTATCAGCCTTAGAccattattaatggtctaaggtttcAGCTGTACCAGTATTACGGGGCTCCAGACttcaggggccccttacgtgtaaaaacaaaaattagtaaattgtAATCCACAATCTAAATAaatcgtaggttcgaattcgctCAGGGCCATGCActtcgaacttttcagttatgtgcagtataagaaattaaatatcacgtctctcaaacgatgaaggaaaaacgtcgtgtgGAAACCTTAATAAGTATCtatgaattttctcaattctctacgtatgtgaagtctgccaatacgcattgggtcagcgtggctaagacctaacccctcattctgagaggcgactcgtgctcaatagtgaaccgaatatgggttgttaatgatgaatccACAATCTTACTTAATTCCTTatttaagcgtgcgcccaaaagttggaaacgtCCTAAATagttttaagcgagcatttttgtttctattgtgagaaatctttacccttcatttacGCCCGTCAACTAATTTGAATACGGGGTCCCTTAAGGGCATGCTACGGCAGCAGATCATGTGGTCCTGGGATCGAgttgggtcgggctatgaaagtTTGGGCTTTTATTTCTCTAGTACAAAGTAGAGGAAGTAAGCAAGTGGTGTAAAAAACCTCGTTACCACAGATAAGCCCAtcaaccaaataaaaaaaaattgagaacctGCTTCTTTTTTGACGACGGTTAAAACTGTAGCACGGTGGTAAATATCCTATCTACTAATATGTTTTATAAAGGTTTTGTGaaattgtagggggtaatctttgatctgattttgtaaattcttatgtcaatagaaagccacgttatctgtgagtgtcatattttCGTATACGGGAACGtaaactacgcggatgaaaccgtgtGAAAAAACTGCGTCTGCTGGTAGTCGCAAATACTAAAATGAATATAAGTAAAGGTAAATAAAATGTGTAGTAATCGTGGTATTACGTATTTCTAAATGGATTAATCATCACAAGATGACGCAAATAGTTTGGTCTATTTTCTGCACGATTGTCTCTAAACTACGACACTGCGTTCTTGCTGTCTTACGCCGGTCACAGACTCCTCAGTAAACATGTTTCTTGGCCACAGACGGTCAAGTATACAGTGCTGTGCTATCGAAACTACACCAATAACGCGCACTGCAGACGGTGTATAATTGACAGTCTGTGGCCGGTGTTATGTTCCTATAGATTACACAAACGCGCTTGCGTTTCTTTACTTGAATGTGGTCACCTTTCTACTGATTATTGAGGTTCGGTGGAGGTTAGttaccaccggcaaagacgcaccaccaagcgatctagcgttccagtacgatacgtagaaaccgtcagaggtatgggtagaatacttataccttttccaagtaagcccgcttcaatcttagactgcatcgccAGTTATCATCAGGCGAGATCGCTAACTTTTTatccaataaaaataagaaatacgcGCGTTTACCAATTACCTAATTAACACGTAAGTGCGGTTTTTTACTAAGTAAATTAGATGTGCGACAATCTTTAACAttatataggttttttttttaattctacaaAGGACTTTAGGTGCCTTATCAGTAAGGAAATGCAAATAGCCTTATCTAAGTAATTAACCCGTTGTGTAATAAACTGTACACTGTTAGTTCAGCTTAGAAAAGTTTAGATAAACAATGAGCTTTTGTCCCACTTTCTACATTCTCGAAGAAAGCTGTCGAGGTCATAATGCAGTATACTTTGTTCGTATAGAAATTTCCAATTGTTGTTCAGATCGGACGgacacttttttgttattttttgtctgtctgtctgacagtCCGTCTTTTTTATTactgggcatcacgctgaaactactaaatgaattcaaatgaaatttgatgcCGTAATACGAGGATGggtataggatactttttgtcccgaaaataaaatcaaaaagggGTGAactaggggtagaaagtttatTGTTCATGTTGTTCATCATGCCCatgatgtttttacttcatcgtttgagacacgtgatatttaatttcttaaaatgcactgaaaagttggaggtacatgcccggGACTGGATTCTAACCTAAACCccttcgaaatcggaggcagaggtcatatccactgcgctatcacggctcttatcagCTTATTATCAGTGAGTTGCGTACCTACACCATAATTtatctctcatcatcatcatcatcattatcagcctatggacgtccactgctggacataggcctcttgcatggaccaaACAAAACGTtctcgcttgatatcctccgtccacctagtggggggtcgaccaacactgcgctttccagtgcggggtcgcaattccagcaccttgggaccccaacgtccccACGTATTAAATCCCAATGGAATTAAACTACGCGAGtagtttttttgacggcctccgtttcGCAGTGGTacctatgcgcggtggatttacaagacggaggtcctgagttcgatccccggctgggcagattgagattttcttaatttgtccaggtctggctggtgggaggcttcggccgtggctagttaccaccctaccggcaaagacgtaccgccaagcgatttagcgttccggtacagtgccgtgtagaaatcgaaaggggtgtggattttcatcctcctcctaacaagttagcccgcttccatcttagactgcatcatcacttaccatcaggtgagattgtagtcaagggctaacttgtaaataataaaaaagggctaacttgtaaataataaaaaaaaaccatggagGTAAATAAATCACATTCACATGTTCGCTTAATACCAGTTATAAGGCAATAACCCATCGGACGTGTGCAGACTGCGTCCTCAATTTCCATGTTCAGTGACCCGCAAACACTATGCGGGGTACCACGTTTACATATAGCCTACCATATAGCCTACCTATTACTTTTTTCGATAAACACCGGTTATTGTGTACGATGTTGCGAACGGGAAAAGCTATTATAATCGTTCGGCATGCAAAACTGTGAATGTAAATAGTATTCTAATTTGCACTTTGCAGGAGAGACAAAAGTTTATCAATTATCAGTATAagctttcatcattattatcagtaggtattatatttcATCAGACCACTATATGGCTATGCCTctcgtgatatcccagtggatatgacctctgccttcgattcggagtgtGTAAACTCCGGTATGCAGCATGCctacaatttttcagttatgagcattttaacaaatttaatatcacgtgtttcaaggAAAAGCATCGTAAGGATACCTGCCTATCTgataatgttcttaattctcttcgtgtgtgaagtctgcctatccgcattgggtcagcgtggtggccCTCTCCTTCTGAGCcaaggcttagggtgataataatGTGTATGATAATGGGGATTGGGATCCAGGCCTATCGTGCTCTCAATCAATAACTTTCGGGGCTCAAGCAatcttatttaaacaaaaaagttacgtaggtatataattctaaatttaaaagttGCGCCATAAGGCACAGGCACACgatatttatagatttttttttttaaaactagctTTACTGCCGTAAGTTCTAGCTTTTACAAGccttataaaatatacctaaaccaTGCAGAAAAGCCATAATAAATCCTACAGAAACAGAAGTTtggcttttattattttctgattAATGccatgtaaaaataaacattattaataatattaagtgaACTTACAGAAAACTATGTACTTACTATTTGTCAAAGTATCCGAACTATAAAGTGAAAGTAGTTCTAAAAGTTGAATAATTGTCTATGACTGTAGCTTGACGTCGCTGTTCTAGTCTATGGATTTAGTTCACTAATGGCGTGTCTTCCGGTAACACACGATATAACGTCAAAATGGCAAAGAAAAAAGGCGATGAGAAAGTGAATCACACTCCCCAAAGTGATAACGAGGAGCAGAATTTTGACGAGGAACCTAATTTCGAAGACCCGGAAGGATTTGTGGATGATATTCCCGATGAGGGTGGGTTTTACAAGTGTTGAGGTTGCCCCGGCCATATGCGTCACCTTTGAATTATTAAGCGTTTTACTTGTGTTTTCAGTGATTCTCCCACGTTATTTATAATAGTGTCACGTGTTAAATAGTTAACAATGTTAACTTTTTGTGATACATATCGGTGTATGATAAAAATTGCTTGCGTAAAGTTTCTAACCTCAATTTGACGTTGCACTTGCAGAACTTTTGGCAGACGTCTTGGAATCCAAGCCCAAAGAGTCTGATGGGTATGAGAATGTTGTCGTAGTGGACGGATGCCCGCAGGTCGGGCCGGAGCGTCTGGAAAAGCTCCAGAGCGTCATAAACAAGATCTTCAGCAAATTTGGGAAGATTGTGAACGAGTTTTATCCCACAACTGAGAATGGGCTGACCACTGGCTACATATTCTTGGAGTACAATAATCCACAAAACGCCGCGGAAGCTGTGGCCGCCaccaataattgtaaattagaTAAGCAGCATACGTTTTTAGTGAATCTTTTTACTGATTTCAAGAagtaagtatgttttatgtattataaCAATTATTCCGTTCTATTCTGCTTACCATATGTTAAGAAGACCTTAAACAAATAtgttgatattttatactttaatttgTGATTCAAATATTCTAAACAAGTTTAATTAGTTGTTGAAAATCTGTTAGTGGTCATTATGGTTGAACtatataacttaattttaacaGGAGATAAGTTTGGCATTTTGTGTTATGATAGTTAATGTTATAACAACCTCTCCGGGTCATTTTGTATTGCTGCGGTTCCCAACAAGAGATCTGGAGTTTGATTCTCAGCTTAGGTcagtttaagattttataatttctaaattggcctGGTCTGGTGTTAGGCATTGGGTGTGACTGGTTACCACCAGCCAAGATGTACAGCCAACCAATTTAGCATCCAGTGTGATGCTGCGTAGAACCTGTCAGGAGGTATGGGTGCCAATGGCGTAGCTACCCAGGGATAGGCAGTGCAACTCAAGCTCAGGGGACCCTCTAATCCTTACCATCCAAGAGAGCTTACTTGCATTTACATTGTCACTTACAGTGCCTGCCACaagatattgtgtttgtgaagttagcaacaaatgactgctaTGAATCAATGATGGTACAAATGGCGCGTGTGGGGATTGTTTGCATCTGTAAGAATGTGTAAACTCATTttgcagctaacttcacaaacataaagatccatGGCAAGCACTGAAACATACGGTTAGATCACAGTTAAGGGCTTACTAGtcatcatataaaaaaaaataacaaaactatgttaaaacaattaaatcaatgttatttttagatattcAGACATCCCTAAAGAATGGGAGCCTCCATCACCCCAACCATTCAAGGTGCAGTCAGACTTGCAATGGTACCTGATGGACCCGGATGCCTACGACCAGTTCCTTGTTGGTATTGGGACTGGTGTGGCACTGCAGGTGTGGCAGAACGCCCTCCCTGAACCTATAGTATTGCAGGAAAGGCCGGTAAGTAAGGGTTTAGTAGTTAGTTTATAAGACAGTTGCTGACCCCTGTAGTTTCACCAACATAGCCCCCATTCCTGTGGGTATACAAGAATAAAAAGAGCCTATGTTGCTCTCTGATAATATTGCTTTCTGTCagtcaaagaatttttaatttgttccagTAGTTTTAGCCTtttcataacaaaaaaataaaaaaattaaagatttggTTGCATTCTTCAGTTAAATTTTACCCTGTCTCACTCTAACTAAGCGCATTGAGAGTGTACTAAGCGCATTGAGAGTGTATCTGTGATGTGCATAAAACTATCTCCTGTGATGTGCATTAAACTATCTCCTATTAAACTATACcaaataaatcatcatcttGATAGTGGCTTTGGTATTGGATGTTAATCaatcatttacattttttaattaagtttatttttacactttcCAGAACTGGACTGAAACATACGCAGTTTGGTCTCCTCTTGGCACATACTTAGCTACGTTCCACTGGCGGGGAGTAGCTTTATGGGCCGGACCCAAGTTCAGCCAGTTCCAGAAGTTCTACCACCCAGAGGCCAGGTTCATATCATTCTCACCGTGTGAGAACTACATTGTGACCTTCTCACCCACTGGTGATAGAGGGGATGACAAGAAACTAATAATTTGGGATATTAGGtaagttattttattcttaacttTTCTGTCCATTTATAGTTAAATTCTTTGTCTTTCATTTATGCTAACTGGGTACGGTTTGTCTTACCAGTGTTGATTCAatgaaaaagacaaaaatgaagAGAAGTCAACACTGGTCTGTGTTATTAAGTGAGAATATCtgttatagatatttttacaatttttttttctcaaatctAATCTCATTTAAAGTCAATATGTATGATTATGAAAGATGTGTGAATATCAGAATGTGAAAAAATGTGATGATGCCTGATTAATCTTCAAAGacagatatataataaatagttgcACATAGGGCATTTTTAgctaataactttttattttcatccAAGTTTCATGGACTTTGATCTCTGAATATATTTGCAATTTCATCTGTATGAATTTGCCTAAATTATAAGAAGAAAGAGTTGTGCTTACATTATAATCATTtcaatcctatcctactaatattataaaagcgaaagtttatatggatgtttggatgtatgtttgtatgtttggatgtttgttactctataacgccgctactactgaagtgatttagctgaaatttggaatggaaatagattttactctggattaacacatagactattttttatcctgaaaaaaaaacatggtttcctgagattagggaaaacttatgattttaatgatatgaatgtttgttactctttcacacctagACTACTTATTTACcgaattagatgaaatttggtattgagatataataaaacatggattaacacatatgctactttttatcccggaaaaatccatggttcccgagggatttgtgaaaaactaaattccacgcggacgaagtcgcgggcgtccgctagtgatattatatattaatcaGTGATAAAAGTTTTTTAGTAACACTTTTcaattagataattattttttttaacacacaTATTTTGTAAACAGGACAGGTCAAGAGAAGCGCAGTTTCCCACCTCCAGATGAGTATGTGACGTGGCCCATCTTCCGTTGGAGCAAAGACGATCGATTCTTTGCAAGACTCGGTCAAGATGTGCTCTCTGTGTATGAAACGCCCAGCTTTGGGTTATTAGATAAGAAATCTATCAAAATAACTGGTATAAGGTGAGTAAGAActacttttaacttttttttttctttacaagttagctcttaaccacactcacctgatggtaagtgatgatgcaatctgacatggaagcaggttaactttttaggagtagtaTACAAATCTACACTCCCTTTGGTTTATATATAACATCATACTgaaatgctaaatcacttggcagtgTGTTTAACGCTAGggtagccacagccaaagcctcccaccagctaacaCTTAAAAACTTGAACTATCATAATATACTATTTGcaataaaatttgttattattaaacaatCTTTTAGagtgacattatttttgtttcttctcAGAAaacccctttcatttgatattgatttgCATGCATAATATTTACTATCACCATCTATGGCATTCTGCCATATTgtatttagaatgacgtcacttaGATACATTAGCAGTTTGTTGTCCATGCTAAATGTTTATGTAAGATTTTAGTGCAATTAGATGGGTTAcactatttaattaaagttatccGGATGAAATTCGCGGAGATAATGAAAAAAGTCAGAAACAAAATTATTGCcccttttttcaatattattcattattataaggcTAACTGTTTTAGACCATAGGCccagttttcttttttatttttttattcttaatagacttgcgcttacTACAATCATATCtagtggaaagcaatgatgaggtctaggttggagcacACTTGCCTAGAACATGCcaattcactcttgtcttgaaggtgcacaaatcataagtgtaaCACAGAAgtcggaagggcattccacatcttggCTGTGGCTTATTAACGTTGATGCAAAACGTTTTGTGTGAGTTGACTGGACATCAACAACAAAAGGATTGGAAGGAGGACAGAAGGACCAATTCGCTTGGCGTCTCGcagttctgtggtagaatggagAAAATAGCTAGTGAATAAtacaacaaaattttttttttttaaataaaatattttttacagagaTTTCTGCTGGTCTCCATCCGACAACATTCTCGCCTACTGGGTAGCTGAAGACAAAGATGTGCCAGCGAGAGTAACACTGCTCGAATTGCCCAACCGTACTGAAATACGTTCTAAAAATCTCTTCTCCGTAGCAGACTGTAAGATTCACTGGCAAAAGAGCGGTGACTATCTCTGTGTCAAAGTAGATCGTTATTCCAAAGTGAAAAAGGACAAGAATGACATAAAATACTCCGGAATGTATTACAATTTTGAGATATTCCATATGAGAGAGAAAGAAATTCCGGTGGATTCTGTAGAAATTAAAGAACCGATACAGGCGTTCACATGGGAACCTATAGGGTCTAAATTTGCAATAATCCATGGTGATACAGCGAATGTGTGTATAAGTTTCTATCAAGTGAATACGGGGCAGGCTCCGACTCTGTTGAAGAAGTTTGAAAGGACTCCGTTCAATCATCTGTTCTGGTCACCGATGGGACAATTCATCGTGTTAGCAAATCTTGGATTAACCGGTGGTGCTTTGGAATTCTTGGACACTAATGACTTCACTATTATGAATGTGTCGGATCATTATCAGGTTTGTGCATTTAtctattactaataatataaccctctcattctgagagacttgtgctcaacagtgagccaaacacGAGTTGTTAAAATTATGAATAGGTATAGTTTGACAGTGGCGTGGCACTTCATAGATGGATAAACGCCATGCATACAATCTCTgaggatttttatttattgaggaaatTTTCCTTTTATACAATGTTTACCTATAGTACATACACTATTTAAtaactttgtgcacgccactgagtatGAGAATTTGTCAGTTTCTAAGGTAGGGGATATAGGGGAAAAtaggaaagaaaaataaactccattttttaaccaaatttttcaaactaaattcctatgaatttattatgaaacaactAAAATTTACGTGATATTCGAATTATACCTGACTAGTTTCAAACTCATAcagggtccttagtcatgaactgTTTCTTGCAACGCAGCACTATCcaaactgatcagtttgaatcagtttcataataaattaacatgaatactctcgatagtttaaattaaaagaaaaatgaaattcccatgtattttattgtatgtttttttttagatgtcTGGCATCGAGTGGGACCCCACAGGTCGCTATGTGGTGACAGGGGTATCCTCTCTCAAGTGCAAGATGGACTGTGGATACTACCTCTGGTCGTTCCAAGGCAAGATCTTGCGGAGGtaagcaatttttttaattaaaattaaattttttaataagttatttgctTTTTGATAAAAGTATGAATCGAGCAAATTAGCGTTGGAGTACAATATGATAGTTGACtcctataaaatttaattaaagcaatattcgtatacatggaataagggtccaaatatattgatattaatttataataaaatatttcatagaaaactaaattaataaatcatttgAATTTTACCAATTTCTCCAAACGTAAAAAACGctgttgtccattttgtgatgtcacCATGTTACTGGATGGAATAAACTAACTAAaagaataaacgtcaaactaattaatactttaaaattttaacaagcACTAAAATCTTTTGGTTAAACTTTATTTGTGACATCATGAAacgttaaaatatagaccatcatagcCGACAGCCTTTtggctcatattgtcaaaaaaatattttaatataaatttttttatgtatttattatgtaatttttttatttatttatgtatattatttatctcaaaaaaaaaatgataataatttttcaatcttGTAGAACGgaaatgaacaatttaaaaacatttttaaaaagtgtcatCTACCCTATTCCATGTACCAACCAGTAGGCCTAGGGCTACCCCACGACATAttcgtgaagacaaaatgacaaTATTGTCGACTAATATCGTAGTgagtcagtgatagcccagtggattatgACCTCTGattccgattccggggggtgtgggttcgaatctggtccggggcatgcacctccaacttttcagttgtgggcctttttagaaattaaatatcacgtgtcacaaacggtgaaggaaaatattgtgaggaaacctgc
This genomic window contains:
- the LOC112056260 gene encoding eukaryotic translation initiation factor 3 subunit B, with protein sequence MAKKKGDEKVNHTPQSDNEEQNFDEEPNFEDPEGFVDDIPDEELLADVLESKPKESDGYENVVVVDGCPQVGPERLEKLQSVINKIFSKFGKIVNEFYPTTENGLTTGYIFLEYNNPQNAAEAVAATNNCKLDKQHTFLVNLFTDFKKYSDIPKEWEPPSPQPFKVQSDLQWYLMDPDAYDQFLVGIGTGVALQVWQNALPEPIVLQERPNWTETYAVWSPLGTYLATFHWRGVALWAGPKFSQFQKFYHPEARFISFSPCENYIVTFSPTGDRGDDKKLIIWDIRTGQEKRSFPPPDEYVTWPIFRWSKDDRFFARLGQDVLSVYETPSFGLLDKKSIKITGIRDFCWSPSDNILAYWVAEDKDVPARVTLLELPNRTEIRSKNLFSVADCKIHWQKSGDYLCVKVDRYSKVKKDKNDIKYSGMYYNFEIFHMREKEIPVDSVEIKEPIQAFTWEPIGSKFAIIHGDTANVCISFYQVNTGQAPTLLKKFERTPFNHLFWSPMGQFIVLANLGLTGGALEFLDTNDFTIMNVSDHYQMSGIEWDPTGRYVVTGVSSLKCKMDCGYYLWSFQGKILRRVMKEGFAQFLWRPRPPTLLSEKQQKEIKKNLKKYYSQFESKDRMRSSKASKELVAKRTEQMKKYVEYREMKSQEWAEQKPRRLELRNYVDTDGIDTEPSGSVEEVVEFFIKEEKTVIE